From the genome of Colias croceus chromosome 12, ilColCroc2.1:
tcaaaaatcacTCAAAAATAGTGTGCGAAATATATGAGTAAATAAATCGGCATGCTAAAAAAATGCTAGTGTTTTTATGTGGCACGATCCCCCAGCAGCCCGAGTGCTACGCAAGTTGATAATGGGAGGGGATGAGTTCCCGCTAATGTAAAAAAAGATAGTTTTGTGCCCAATATCGACATTTGGCGCGTGTGACAGGGGACTAATTGCTCCAAGACTAAAACAGCTCAAATTGtttgaaaacaaattttaacagcttaatttcgttaaaataaatttaccaaATAACTCAATATTATCTACactattaatgttaattagtaataaattgccaaaattaaactaaatgcaaaaaaaaatatactcacataattcaaattaatattatcctTATTAGCGGCCAATTGTTCAGGTAGAAGCTCTGGTATCCTGGAGACCACTGGTCCTTCAGGCCCTGGTAGTTCCACGCCATCTGTTACTTTGTCTTCCTTGTCGTCTTTGTTACTAAAAAAGTGGATTAAGAACCtcctttaatattatgaataatcaacagaaaaaaacttttaaataatgtattggcATTCGATTCTTTaagattatttcattttttacacgctttttagtaattataaatttgatgaGATGAGATTTTCATATACTTAGGCTATTATCCAAACTTTAAAACagttttgttaattaattcagACAATATGTTGACCTAGGCAACCTAAATTAATGAGAATTATAAGATTATTGTGCCACTACAAGATCAATTTATTccagttataaatatttcaaatatttatacatagcATTTCATGCTATAGAAatgaaaatggtaaaaaaCTCACGCAAACTTCTTATAGTCAGCTCTTGGCTGGTTCACAATCCACGCTCTGCATATAGGATACAACGGAGAGTCTTCACTAAACTGAGACAGTTCCACACTGCGGTCAAACAGTTTCAGCACATAGGACTGCCGAGTCAAACCATTATTGGGGTCGTCTTCATCAGATGTGGAATCATGGCTACTAACctttctgaaatatttatgtaaattgttaAATGTCAGAACTagactatataaaaaaaggtaCCATGAAGATAGCataagcttttaaataaaaaaaaaaattatcaaaatcttcATAATGGCTATAATTTCAACAAATTATAGCTGTTATGACAGATTACattatagatagggaggcgaggtagctaaatggcgtaattcaacggcgtcgtcgagacttatcaaaatcgaaagagaaaataatttcgaaaagaaaagcttctatggtaaaaaccattttagcggtgggtttggcgtgtacggattttcaaaaatgtaaaaaaaaacagttacttgggcattctcgagcgcgtcagatattcatactacgtatgccccaagtgcctctgataacaacggtatactaatctgccggtttgcgtggtggggctaggcatataaattcgtcaaaaatgcacaaaaaaaaaatttactcgagcgcgtcagattttcggaaggggtgttaattaGGCCCCAagaaagctccccttaaaaaaactgacgattacggcatgacgataagttacgatgaatttttgaaaatgcagaaaaaaaaagtccttttgaaatactcgagcgcgtcagattttcataggggaggtttatctaggtatcctgaaagcatattttcttaatctgataaaaatgttggtgggttctcttaatctgaccgaaaaaggtttgtgggtttcttttttttaatcatcgttatttcagatcaatttttcttaccaccctcagttttcgagatatactcaaaaaaccgggagtttgagtttttatgatgcttcaagtaaaaaaaaaataaactttggacaaaaatgaaaagagacctttttttgtaaaataaaattaccttttttgtttatttaaactttttttttgaaaaagtaaagttcgcgacttatatgctgcaacgcgtttttcggaagacgaaatggctcctccagacttccggtcatgcggaaaccggcagattttgtgtttttagtaagttttagattatattcttcaaaataaaaataaaaaaaatcgcgctcgagaatgccgggttaacgttttttttttacaagttcgcgaccctataactcggcggcgtcaaggacttatggtcagattaattaaatttagtcttaaaacactaaaatcaacccccaatatcttaatctgacgcgctcgagtatttcagactatcgatttttttttactaatctgatcgtctatcctaggcgcgcgtcactacatatagagctaaatagtgaaaaagtttgttatattaggtctaaggtatctctcatatcttaaactgccacgctcgagtattgcagaaaattcccctcttcgcctccctatctattatattattattataactaacGTTATGCATGTCAttactaaattatttcattaattaagaATGAAGgaaaaaacttattattttcaactatGATCATACTTTTCTCTTTTAGCTGGTGTTAAGTCTAAGGAATTATCCGACTCTTCCGCTTGTGGCTCCATCATCCCCATAAGTGCACCCTTAAGTCTTCCTCTTGCAGTATTTACCTCTTGatctataaaattatcattttagaattaaatattagGAATAATGCACTACTGTATGTACAACACTTTTTAGTACAGGAAACTGCAtcgtaatatttaaaagtacaGGCCAAAAAATTATTGTCAAACAATAATCATTGATcgatagaaaattaaaaagttattacttaattattggAAATTACTGAACTTGAAAGTTAACAGTTTACCTCTTTGCTCATCTATATCTTTGTTCTTTGCGGGTGTCGTTatcttatttttacttttcatTGGTGTTAATCTTCTACGTTTGGgcattttgataaaattaaataatacaactTTACACTACTTTACAATTTCGAAAACAgaatcaaaaatttaaattcaaacaaaatCTATTTTCCAGAttgatttgttttttgttttgaaatgaCAGGTGACGGAAGCAAACTGAACAGACCACAGAGTAAGTAATGTAGGTATAGACtatatataatagaaaataccacaggaaaatacattaatatacagggtgtaatcggtGTAATcgtaagtgtgcacaggcgatttttccgtacactttccgtaagtattacagataacaaaaaactttaaactgatatcgaaagtacatcacctaatgagtaaaatggccgtagtaaatttttaaaaataaatcgataaATAGAAATCTatctatcaaaaaaattatctttaaatccTCCCATATATAcattaagtatgaaatatgaatatcccataaacatttaatatgaaagattttagctttatttttctttttttggttttctgctttaattacttcgcaaatttgaagtcgcattttccacgctttttcccgACGTTTTCACGCATTTTTCCGGGCATACCTGGAAAATCCCctgaaaatgcctgggaaaatCCCGGAAAATAACCGGAAAAttcctgggaaatgcccggaaaattcccggaaaatatccgtaaaatgcgtggaaaatgccacttcaaatttgcgaagtaattaaagcagaaaaccaaaataagaaaaataaagctaaaatctatttaatatttgttatctgtaatacttacggaaaaatcgcctgtgcacactgcACACCTTGGTGCACACTtatacaccctgtataattatACACGATGCATACATTAAAAGAGTGACGTGtgatataattgtaataggtaataaaaaagagtgtgtgtacttttgtacacgcgttagaagttaagttctttggcgtatgaaaaaaaaaatactagaatatacaatagttatcaattttcataccacctagaactaacttcatgctgtgaaatttaggtgtcggtgtgcgcgcattgtgaaattcactctcatcatttttctccatcgcgccaaaagaagtataacttcaatagGGAACCAAGATTAAAATCCCTTTCCATAGTAACTTTACATCACCAATTATATCAAATATCATATACTATATACCTTTGCtatatttactatattttactataatattatattttaatactataaatgcgaaagtaactctgtatgtctgttacgctttcccgcttaaacctctcgacggattttgatgaaatttgtcGCAGACAaactttagaccctgagaaagaacataggcatACCTTTtttttgcgaaatatgtaccacgggcgaagccggggcggaccgctagtatttaataaaaataggtacagACTCGATTGTTAAACGAATAATAGAATGTCAATGTGCTGTCAATGCAAAGAGTATAATGGTGTCAATGTCAATTGGCTtcaatacctacctaatggAAGCTACATCTGTATTTAGctcatgaaaataaaaaagcactttatttgaatataataataaatgaactCAATCTAATTTGATGTAGgaagttatttttactttaaaatacacaatatatGAAGTGTGATGGCCACAACAAGTTATCAACATGACGCAGATGGTACGCGattgtttgtatatttaaaacaattgatAATCTTTAGCAAATAGATTAAGCATAACTtaacataacattatttttgtgaGTTCAAatctataattatgtttttctaATAAAGCTTGTACAATTCAGCTCAGATCTTGGTTAGCGCGAAAAAATGTGACGTCTCGGTTCTCCCTTGCTTTATATCAAGTCTATTTTCAGGAAGCAAGTTTATACCAGCTACTCAACGTCCCGATGGTACATGGAGGAAACCGCGGCGGGTTAGAGACGGCTATGTGCCTCAAGAGGAAGTTCCACTGTATGAAAGTAAAGGAAAGCAGTTTAAAGCTAGACAGACCACTGGCTTGCCTGTTGGTTTGACTCCAGAAATCGTGGCTGAAGCGCGGAAACCCAAGAAGGCCGGCGGAACTATTCAACCGATCCCAGGAATGATTATCAATGTGgaaaagaagaaaaagaaaaagaagacaggttggttttattatttatcaatttagtTTTGTGGTAAACAGACTTCATATTGGCTGCTTGTATGATGTAGGATGCAAATATAAACATGCTTCccaaatttcatttatatcagaaaactataaaaatggTAATCATATTAAGCTATgtcacaataattttaaaaaatcttattagaattttttgtggtaatttacaaaatagGATCCATAcccatttttttatggaacCGCATGGTATGATcggtataatttattattaaaacctcAGTTTGTTATAAGATCAAATGAaggtagttataaaaaaatcactaaatttttattgaaattgaattaatCAATGAAAAATTAGATCTATTcttacattttctttttattatttctctttTGTTTGTGCATTCTTGTAATGTTCTTATTTACAGGAGCAGAGGAAGTTGCGGAGAAACTGTCAAAATGTGGCATAACAGAACCAACATTTAACGGCCAATCATCACAGCCCTCTTCAGAccccaataaaaaaataaaaaatcttagaaaaAAGCTCCGAGACATTGAAACTCTGGAGGAGAAGATAAAATTAGGCACCCTTACCCTCGACAAAGATCAAAAGGAGAaattatcaaagaaaaatgAAATCATTCAAGCAATACAAGAATTAGAAAAAGCTAGTGTTTAAGAAAAGTCATAATATTACGTTTTAAATTactcaattttaattaattttctaaatgaaatatgtgcatgaaatttatttgcacttgtaaaataaaattatttacaatcttGGATGTGTTTTACTGTTTTGTAAGTGCTAGATGtgcttttcattatttatttaggtgaCATTTTAGGTTTGAAGAGAAGTTGAGTAGATGTTATGTATCAagattactaataattttgttcaaacatcatcaaaatatattcagGAGGATTTGTCTCAGGAATAATGTAGTTTTATACAGGTAGGGAATTTTCACAATTACCCATtcatgtataaaatttttgtgaaaCTTTGTTAGGCAAGCCAGTTTCTCTAATTGTAGAGAAGAGACTAGTATATTACATCTTTACGAAAATTATAAAGCAGAAgacttgtttgtttgaacgcgctaatcccgggaactactggtcagatttgaaaaattctttcggtattagatagctcatttatcgaggaagtctataggctatatatcatcacgctaagaccaacagtgCGGGTGAAACCACAGAGCTCAGCTAGTAttctaataaacaattttaattctaaatgCTATAGAACTGGGAATAATGAAAACAGCTGGTACAATAGATAACAATATAATCACTGATTAAGTTACAAGTACATGATGTTAATGTTTTCTGCAAAAACAATCTATCACTTCAACTTGCAAATAATCATCTCCTTTGGTGCTATgttatattcattataaataagttatcaTCTTTATTTCCTTGTGGTTACAACTTAGAAGAAACTCTGCAAAGAACAATGTCATTATTTGAAACAGAAACATGAAAAGTGTAAGAAgtagttaatatttatgttttcggCAGTCGTTTTAatctcataaataataatgtactttAAACTTATAACGGAAAATTTATAGAAgtatacttacataattaaaCACTTATATAAATTCGTTCCTTGCCTTTTGCCTAGCGTAATTTCCTAAGCATGCTAGAATACCAGTCACTGCGATACCAATTCCTAACATAGTTGCTAGGAAATCGCCAAAATCGTACCCTTGTGATGCTTCCACCTTCGTGATGGCAATCAAACAAAATACCAAAAGTAACAGTTGAACATACATTTTTTCGAAATTGTTTAGTTTCTGAAATCTCTAATCTTTGTTCTTATTGCAAAACAACTGCgaattatgaaaatgaaaatgagtTTCAATTCGTTTACTTTTACGTGTTGCCAAACTTGTTTGACAAGTTTATTTTGTCATAAtctaagagcaataaacctatagagtacttatatcgagcgtatacaatttacatatatttgtttctctctatctaaagaaaacgtcgtatgaaagaatgagacagctatagacaacaagctacgtttcaacatagtcatggcaccatttttactataggtacgtatttagatagatagaaggtgatagtgatgggatgtgcttcaatcgatagaatcgtgaatgtattttgcatttacggattcgtgaaataataaataaaaaaaaaacaaaacttataattaatttcagttgaatacattatttgtatataataaatgcgaaattatgcCAGAATGGATGTTATtctttcactgcggaaccgattacaatgaaattttgtacatacacacataggttaggttttatcccggaaatcctacgtgAACGGGAACCgtgcaggattttctttaaaaacgcgggcggaaagctagtatattataaaagaaattttaaaacttgaaatgtaatttaaaataaagaaggaaatgatgataaagttaaaggagtgaggagaaaggcacagtcagcatgaaggaatcatgcagcattttaacaagttaataaaaggacagtcttaatgaaaacattttcctaacatcctactaataaagcgaaagtttgtgaggatgaatgtttgttactctttcacgcgaatactactaaaccgattacaatgaaatttggaaaaattacttttgatcccgtaaatccaacaggaatgggaactatgcgggttttcctttgaaaacgcatgtatactaagtatgtatttcaatagtagtttctcatctatgagaaTTGTCATTTTATCAACcgttttattttcacatatttaggtacctacacatttaaagtaacttatgtgtaaaaaatttcaaaataaaaattcactctctttaatcaaatgtatttattatctaactacaggaacaaaaaaaacgtaagcgtaagattgcacaattcttccagagtatccatcttgataacacgcaggctcgaaatgcagtgaacacaatatagcaaattgtggcggcgtccaatcaactcatgtctcatgttttatacccattttttatttagctctggaaatctaaaacaaaatgaatttattaataatctgaaagagaaattaataaacaacaaacgaaaactaaaacacataaggcaaataaaacaaccacgtggccgttttattttcctgcggtaaaacatttacatctattatttgcaagaacaactacataatataaatctgatataagaaacaaaataaataaatcaacgttaatatgaaatagattttttgtcataaatcgataatatacgctagatgtgttacaacactacggtggtaaacaaaatgccaaacgtgatattattgtgacattttttaaaaattatttcattattctatattccacaaccccataaagtgggtaaatgttacagttacaacataaaattacaaaaaagcgcttgataaaaccttcaaataggtttaaaacataaatatttatcaatttgctgaaaatcacttaccgatggaaagatatttgcacattgtttttatccaaaactcccattcgactagtgatagccggttgataaacatacaatagttattttagcacactgacaaataaaaagaaacactgtacactttatattttctaaatatttcgttaaaaacactaattgacacactgagcccaccagctggttggaaaacaaactgactgccggcgcgctacgtttgaagacagtgcagatactctatcgctatctcaatctggcttatgctgttattgactaagagtaagtagtAAGactagattagaaaatatgtattttgttctgtctcaatataagaactctataggtttattgctcttaggtcataatttatttactccATGACAACACAACAgtcaaaatacaatttaaattatattaatattattctgcTGTGTTGCatccttttattatattttatttattaaattatttgacatTTTGTAAGAATATcagttcatattttaaaataggaattggttatttttgtaataggtAATCATCAAACGCTGAACGCATCAATTTTGGATATACTTATCAAATGTCAATATTAATTCGATAAATGTCAACTGTCAAATTATGGTCAAGTGCTTGTGCTTGGATGTAGCAAAATtggctatttttatttttaataaaatgattatcGTGAAATAGATCAGTTGattcgtttatttttttatagtaatgTAATGTGCATATAATTAGTTATAAGGGAAATCGATTTGTTAGCAAAAATGAGTGGGAATGGTGGTAAGGGTTTTGGTTTCGCTGGGTTCTCGATGCCCAAGCGGAATCCCTCGAATGTGTCGTTACACGCAGTGCCTCCTCCTACGGCCATGAACAGCGTTCCTCCCCCGGCGGGGCTGTCGAAGCAGGGCTATTCAACTATGAATGCTATCACGCAAAATGCTATGACCGGCAATTGGGGGACCTTGGGAAAGAAACGCTCAAAGACAGAAGACGAGTAAGTAGAGTGAACATTAAAAagtaatctttttttatttttattaagtatttaaacttcaaaaatttatagataGACATGGGCGGATACTGCTGATAAGGTTCCGCATAATGAGTTTTCTCAAAGTGATGTtcattgattttttgtttgtaggatagattaatttcaaatatgttATTGAGATGAAAAACACTAGCAAATCTAAAGTAActttaagtttatattataaacaagttAATTTGAATTGCAGATATTTTGACGATGATGACGAGCCTCCAACACCAGCTCTAGCATACATCCCGGCACCAGGCAGCCCCAGCTATGACATGGCTAAGTCTCATGTAATGCAgtttttgttgattttataaattgaagTCTAAACTAGCAAGTTGATAGATTTTTGTTATTACTCTGAGTgtctttcattattttcaccaCAATAACATCACTTGTCTTTAAATTTTAGCATAAAGATATTTGACCTTGTAGATGGCCATAAGCttagttttattgtaaaaagcAAAAACTAACAAATAACATTCAGAATGACTGTCACAAAAAGGGTAAACTGTAAACTTCAGGGCAAGCCTTCTATCAATTTCATGAAGGAATAACACAATATCTAATAaagataatgtaataaaaatcaatacatagttacagtaaaaagtatcaaccaaataagtaaaataatctTTCATTTTCTAGGACAATGAAGAAGAAGATCCCCTTGACGCGTACATGGCTGGTTTGGAGCAACAAGCGGCAAAAGACATGAAGACAAGCAAAGAGAATGAAGCAACAGGCAAGGGTGAAACAGCCAGAGGCACGCGGGGAGATATTGATGAAATGGACGATGAAGAAAGCTATTATAAGTAAGGTTTACTTGTTATTGGTAGTCGCAACTATTAAGTATAGAGAAATGGAGTGtgatatttacaattatacaaattatacaattcatatataaatatgGCAAATTAAATTGCTTATTGCTATTACACAAGAATTGTGTTTTATGTAATTGTAACTGTAAATTCTAAATTGATCATGGAGATATTTATGAgcaatttatttgtttctcttATCCATGTCATTGCCAAAGAGGTAgtggaattaaaatattatgtatcaaacaattttcatttcatcCCTATTTACAGATATATGGAAGAAAATCCACTTAGTGCTGCAGATGACACTTCAGACGTTGAAATCGAGTATGACGAAGATGGCAACCCCCTTGCTCCTCCCAAAAAGAAGTTCATAGATCCCCTACCTCCTATAGATCATTCGGAAATTGTATATGAACCATTTGAAAAGAACTTCTACACCCCACACGAAGATATAGAGAAACTAACACATGAACAAGTTgaagaattgaaaaataatttaggtgTACAGGTAAGGGGttgaaattgtaattaattagaacaaatatttttatgttggcATTTAACTTGACGCAATTAAgatagaataatttaattttctaattCTCTCAATCTGATACTAATCTCAATGTTCAATGAAACATTGTCTTCTTGAAAGAGTAGTAAGTATGTTGTATGTTGTccaattttaatatctattagttcttcatttatattttacattcgTTCCATGTCATGAAAATACAATTTgtgctataaatataatatctttaatGATTCTTggtgtttttataatttttggtCATATCCAGATATCAGGACCTGAACCACCACGACCAGTCAGCAGTTTCGCCCATCTTGGCTTTGACGAACAGCTAATGAAAGCTATCCGTCGCTCAGAGTACACGCAACCCACACCTGTACAAGCGGCCGGTGTACCCGCCGCTTTATCTGGAAGAGATCTTATTggtaaaacaacatttaaaaaatattcgtaAGATTTCATTAACCCTTAAATTGATTTCGTCCGTTTTAAAAGACATAGTATTTACACACATGCTGGCGCTGTTATGGCAG
Proteins encoded in this window:
- the LOC123696162 gene encoding partner of Y14 and mago — protein: MATTSYQHDADGSKFIPATQRPDGTWRKPRRVRDGYVPQEEVPLYESKGKQFKARQTTGLPVGLTPEIVAEARKPKKAGGTIQPIPGMIINVEKKKKKKKTGAEEVAEKLSKCGITEPTFNGQSSQPSSDPNKKIKNLRKKLRDIETLEEKIKLGTLTLDKDQKEKLSKKNEIIQAIQELEKASV
- the LOC123696403 gene encoding protein lin-37 homolog, whose amino-acid sequence is MPKRRRLTPMKSKNKITTPAKNKDIDEQRDQEVNTARGRLKGALMGMMEPQAEESDNSLDLTPAKREKKVSSHDSTSDEDDPNNGLTRQSYVLKLFDRSVELSQFSEDSPLYPICRAWIVNQPRADYKKFANKDDKEDKVTDGVELPGPEGPVVSRIPELLPEQLAANKDNINLNYREPPPSREQLLAWHAGRWAGVRRAWLEQAQRVHSRYDATQNVLYKINVNAL